DNA from Aggregatimonas sangjinii:
TTATAGAAAATCTTACGAAAAAAGCGCCCTGATGGAAGATTCCATCTCAGACAACCCTATGCAACTTTTTCAAACTTGGTTTTACGAGGTCGAGGCGTCGGAAGGCGTTGATGAGCCAAACGCAATGACGGTCAGCACTATAGGTATTGACGGTTTTCCAAAAAGCCGGGTAGTACTATTGAAAAAATATACCGAGGAAGGTTTTATTTTCTATACCAATTATGAGAGTGAGAAAGGAAAGGCCATTACGACGAACCCTAATGTTTGTATTTCTTTTTTTTGGCCCAATATGGAGAGGCAGGTCATTATAAAAGGTAGGGCGGAAAAAATTCCTGAGAATCTTTCCGATGGTTATTTTGAATCCAGACCCAAGGGAAGTAGGTTGGGTGCCGTTGTGTCCGATCAAAGTACGGTCATCGCTTCGAGGGAGGTATTGGAGAAGAATTTGAAAATCTTGGAGGAAAAGTACCGAGATAAGGAAGTAAAACGACCAAAGTCCTGGGGAGGGTATATCGTAAAGCCCGTTTCGCTTGAGTTTTGGCAAGGAAGGCCGAACAGGTTACACGATAGAATACGCTATACTTTAGTGGACCTGGATTGGAAAATGGAACGACTAGCCCCTTAAGGTAAAGGCTACTACAAATGGAAGTCCTTTAATATATTTTTTGAAGTGGACTGCCACTGCCGATCGAATACTAATTTTAAGCTAAACAAATGAAGACACTCATCTTAGTTCGCCATGGCAAATCTTCTTGGGAATATAATGTAAGCGATCGTGATCGCCCCCTATTGCCCAGAGGTATCAATGATGGATTATTGATATCGGAAAAATGGATGCTTGAAAATACCAAGATCGACTTCCTGTATTCCAGTCCGGCGAATAGGGCACTGCATACCGCCACTATTTTTTTGCGGCAGCTCGATTTTCCATTAGAACAATTTCAATTGAGTGATATGTTATATGATTTTTCGGGAGATAGCGTACTCCAATTTATTAAAGAACTCGATAACGATCTGGAGACGGTCATGATATTCGGTCACAACCATGCCTTTACCCATATTGCCAATTCTTTGGGAAATACTTATATTGACAATGTCCCCACTACCGGTCTGGTACAATTGCAATTCGGTATCGATAGATGGGATGAAACGGATAAGGGCACAACGGTGAAAACAATTTTTCCAAAGCATTTTAGATAAATGATCAAGACAAAGAACCAATACATAAATAGGGAAATCAGCTGGCTATGGTTTAATGAGCGCGTGTTGCAAGAAAGTGCCGATAAGAAAGTGCCGTTAATCGAAAGACTCCGTTTTCTTGGGATTTTCTCCAATAATCTGGACGAGTTTTACAAGGTGCGCTATGCCACCGTGAAGCGCATAGTTGATGCCGGTAAAACGGGGAAGAGCGTGCTCGGGGGAGAAATCGCCAAGGATCTTTTGGAGGAGATAACCAAAATCGCCATCAAACATCAGGCGAAGAGTGTTGAGATTCTGAAAGGTATTCAAAAAGAGCTTGAGGGACAGAATATCTTTATCATCAAGGAAACCCAATTGAACGAGGGTCAAATAGAGTTTGTTAAAAAATATTTTGTTCAAAAGGTGAGTCCGCAATTGATGACCATCATCTTGAGCGATCTTACCGAATTCCCAACCTTGAAAGATACGGCTGCATATTTGGCCGTAAAGATGATTATTGTCGGGGATCAGAAAGCGAAAGAAAAAGAGAAAAGGTATGCGCTGATAGAAATTCCCAAGGGAATAGATCGTTTCGTGGTCTTGCCTCAAGAAGGGGATAAAAATTATATTATCATATTGGATGACCTGATTCGGTATTGTCTGCGCAATATTTTTACCATGTTCGAATATGAATCCATATCCGCGCACATGATTAAAATTACAAGGGATGCGGAATTGGATATGGACAATGACTTGAGTAAAAGTTTTATCGAAAAAATATCTTCTAGTGTAGAGCATCGAAAGGTTGGCGATCCCGTACGTTTTGTCTATGACAAAAGTATTGGAAAGGATACGCTTAGTTTCTTAAAGGAAAAAATGAACATAGAGGATACCGATAGCGTTATTCCCGGAGGGCGGTATCACAACCGACGGGATTATATGGGTTTCCCAAGCCTAGGGAGACAAGATTTGTTGTACGATACCATAATGCCCTTGCCGGTAAAGGGGTTGAGTATGGAGGGTAGTCTTTTTGAGCAAATTTCCCAGAAAGATTTCTTACAGTATACGCCCTATCATACGTTTTCATATATCATTCGCTTCCTTAGGGAAGCGGCGCTAGACCCAAAGGTAAAAACCATAAAGATTACCGTATATCGGTTGGCGAATAACTCTCAGGTAGCGGCCTCTTTGATCAATGCCGTAAAGAATGGAAAACAGGTTACCGTACAAATAGAATTACAAGCTCGTTTTGACGAACAGGCGAATATCGAATATGCTGAACAACTGCAGGCCGAA
Protein-coding regions in this window:
- the pdxH gene encoding pyridoxamine 5'-phosphate oxidase — encoded protein: MQKDLGDYRKSYEKSALMEDSISDNPMQLFQTWFYEVEASEGVDEPNAMTVSTIGIDGFPKSRVVLLKKYTEEGFIFYTNYESEKGKAITTNPNVCISFFWPNMERQVIIKGRAEKIPENLSDGYFESRPKGSRLGAVVSDQSTVIASREVLEKNLKILEEKYRDKEVKRPKSWGGYIVKPVSLEFWQGRPNRLHDRIRYTLVDLDWKMERLAP
- a CDS encoding SixA phosphatase family protein produces the protein MKTLILVRHGKSSWEYNVSDRDRPLLPRGINDGLLISEKWMLENTKIDFLYSSPANRALHTATIFLRQLDFPLEQFQLSDMLYDFSGDSVLQFIKELDNDLETVMIFGHNHAFTHIANSLGNTYIDNVPTTGLVQLQFGIDRWDETDKGTTVKTIFPKHFR
- the ppk1 gene encoding polyphosphate kinase 1; its protein translation is MIKTKNQYINREISWLWFNERVLQESADKKVPLIERLRFLGIFSNNLDEFYKVRYATVKRIVDAGKTGKSVLGGEIAKDLLEEITKIAIKHQAKSVEILKGIQKELEGQNIFIIKETQLNEGQIEFVKKYFVQKVSPQLMTIILSDLTEFPTLKDTAAYLAVKMIIVGDQKAKEKEKRYALIEIPKGIDRFVVLPQEGDKNYIIILDDLIRYCLRNIFTMFEYESISAHMIKITRDAELDMDNDLSKSFIEKISSSVEHRKVGDPVRFVYDKSIGKDTLSFLKEKMNIEDTDSVIPGGRYHNRRDYMGFPSLGRQDLLYDTIMPLPVKGLSMEGSLFEQISQKDFLQYTPYHTFSYIIRFLREAALDPKVKTIKITVYRLANNSQVAASLINAVKNGKQVTVQIELQARFDEQANIEYAEQLQAEGVKLIFGVPGLKVHSKICVIEREEENGLKRYGFVSTGNFSEATARIYSDYTLFTAHEAILKELNKVFDFFETTYKINKYKHLIVSPHYTKSNFIKLIDNEIANAILGKEAFIKIKMNSFTSYKMVDKLYEASRAGVKIQLIVRGICCLVPGVKGMSENIEAISIVDKFLEHPRIFIFGNDGNPKMYISSADWMTRNLDYRVEVGCPIYDADVKQELLDTFEMSWSDNVKARVFNEAQDNAYRKNGNAKVRSQFAMYDYYLEKLGMEK